The following are from one region of the Marinomonas sp. CT5 genome:
- a CDS encoding aldehyde dehydrogenase (NADP(+)), translating to MSDYNGYNFIGNTRSAKGDVVLKSRNATTGLELPPSFYQATMDEVDSACRVASSAFPLYSKLSATRRAEFLNKIADELDTLGDEFVELVQQETALDEARIKGECSRTSNQMRLFAELLTRGDFYDARIDTSMPDRRPLPRADIRQCRIGLGPIAVFGASNFPLAFSTAGGDTASALAAGCPVVFKAHSGHMGTAEKVALAILRAAEQTSMPDGVFSMIFGSGVGKALVNHPAIKAVGFTGSLSGGKAICDMAAARPQPIPVFAEMSSINPVVVLPQALENRGDVIATQLADSVVLGVGQFCTNPGMVIGIRSANFSAFIKQLASEISLKPSKTMLNSGTLKSYRQGCEALQNHPSIKMLANGENLENKATAYLFQAESSLLMSGSELLQEEVFGPATVIVEVNNMEELQDGISAMHGQLTATLIGEPEELAQSQVLLSLLEEKAGRVLINGYPTGVEVCDAMVHGGPFPATSDARGTSVGTLSIDRFLRPVCFQNYPNSLLPDALKNSNPLNIERLVNGVSTKRPIEE from the coding sequence AGTGGATTCCGCCTGTCGTGTCGCTTCATCGGCCTTTCCGCTTTACAGCAAGTTATCCGCAACTCGTCGCGCAGAGTTTTTGAACAAGATTGCCGATGAATTAGACACTCTTGGTGACGAGTTTGTGGAATTGGTTCAACAAGAAACGGCTTTAGATGAAGCTCGTATAAAAGGCGAATGCAGTCGTACAAGTAATCAAATGAGGTTGTTCGCAGAGCTATTGACCCGTGGTGACTTTTACGATGCCAGAATAGATACCTCAATGCCTGATAGACGTCCTTTACCTCGCGCTGACATACGACAATGTCGTATTGGTCTTGGTCCTATCGCAGTATTTGGGGCAAGTAACTTTCCCTTAGCCTTTTCAACGGCTGGTGGTGATACAGCCTCAGCGCTTGCCGCAGGTTGTCCTGTCGTATTCAAAGCACATAGCGGACATATGGGAACTGCGGAAAAAGTGGCTCTTGCCATTCTGAGAGCTGCTGAGCAAACATCAATGCCTGATGGTGTTTTCAGCATGATATTTGGCTCTGGTGTTGGTAAAGCATTAGTTAATCATCCTGCGATTAAAGCCGTTGGTTTTACTGGTTCTTTATCTGGTGGTAAGGCTATATGTGATATGGCGGCGGCTAGACCACAGCCCATTCCAGTATTCGCCGAAATGAGCAGTATCAATCCGGTGGTTGTGTTACCTCAGGCTTTAGAAAACAGAGGTGACGTCATCGCAACGCAACTAGCCGATTCTGTGGTTTTGGGGGTTGGGCAATTTTGTACTAACCCAGGTATGGTAATTGGTATTCGATCTGCCAATTTTAGCGCTTTTATTAAGCAACTCGCTTCTGAAATATCGCTCAAACCAAGTAAGACAATGCTAAATAGTGGTACTTTGAAGAGTTATCGACAAGGGTGTGAAGCATTACAAAATCATCCTTCAATTAAAATGTTAGCTAATGGCGAAAATCTTGAAAATAAAGCAACGGCGTATTTATTTCAGGCCGAATCCAGCTTGTTGATGAGTGGTAGTGAGTTACTGCAAGAAGAAGTTTTTGGTCCAGCCACTGTTATTGTTGAAGTAAATAACATGGAAGAGTTACAAGACGGTATTTCGGCGATGCATGGTCAACTAACGGCCACGTTAATTGGGGAGCCCGAGGAACTTGCACAGTCTCAAGTATTACTTTCGTTACTTGAGGAAAAAGCAGGTCGGGTATTAATTAATGGTTACCCAACAGGCGTTGAGGTGTGTGATGCTATGGTTCATGGTGGACCATTTCCGGCCACTTCAGATGCTCGTGGTACCTCGGTAGGCACTCTGTCTATCGATCGATTCCTACGTCCAGTTTGTTTTCAGAACTATCCAAACTCACTTCTTCCTGATGCATTGAAAAATAGTAACCCGTTGAATATCGAACGCTTAGTAAATGGTGTAAGCACGAAACGCCCGATTGAAGAGTAA
- a CDS encoding SDR family oxidoreductase, protein MKGKKVLITAAGQGIGLSSAQAFLNAVAEVFATDIDVRNLQTIPQLNALYLDVTSEAGITSLQDQVGNIDVLFNCAGYVHAGDILMCDELAWRQSFDLNVTAMYKMIRAFLPGMIEQGGGSIINMASVASSIKGVPNRFAYTASKAAVIGLTKSVAADFIGKGIRCNAICSGTVDSPSLRQRISEQALQQGVAEEAVFNQFIERQPMGRIGHADEIAKLALYLGSDQSSYTTGTVQIIDGGMSI, encoded by the coding sequence ATGAAGGGAAAAAAAGTACTGATAACAGCCGCAGGACAAGGGATTGGTTTGTCCAGTGCACAAGCTTTTTTGAATGCCGTCGCGGAAGTGTTTGCGACGGATATTGATGTTCGTAACTTGCAAACAATACCTCAATTAAATGCACTTTATCTTGATGTGACATCGGAAGCTGGAATCACCAGCCTGCAAGATCAAGTTGGCAATATCGATGTCCTTTTTAATTGTGCTGGTTATGTACATGCTGGCGATATTCTGATGTGTGATGAATTGGCATGGCGTCAATCATTCGATCTGAATGTAACAGCCATGTATAAAATGATCCGTGCTTTTTTACCTGGAATGATTGAGCAGGGAGGAGGCTCAATCATCAATATGGCATCTGTGGCGTCAAGTATTAAAGGCGTACCTAATCGGTTTGCTTATACGGCAAGTAAAGCCGCTGTGATAGGACTGACCAAATCCGTTGCTGCAGACTTTATTGGTAAAGGTATTCGTTGTAATGCTATATGCTCAGGTACTGTGGATTCGCCTTCTTTGCGTCAACGAATCTCTGAGCAAGCGTTGCAACAAGGGGTGGCAGAGGAGGCCGTCTTCAATCAATTTATTGAGCGACAGCCAATGGGACGAATAGGCCATGCTGATGAAATTGCCAAATTAGCCCTGTATTTAGGATCAGATCAGTCTAGTTATACAACTGGTACAGTTCAAATTATTGATGGTGGTATGAGCATTTAG
- a CDS encoding fumarylacetoacetate hydrolase family protein, translating to MKLLRYGMKGSEQPGVLDDLGQIRDLSGYIDDISGPVLNDESLSTLRKLDINSLPKVAGNPRIGPCVNRVGKFICIGLNYADHAAEANMPVPEEPVIFNKWTSAISGPNDDVEIPIGSTKTDWEVELGVVIGKAGRYISESDAMDYIAGYCVINDVSEREWQIERGGTWDKGKGFDTFGPIGPWLVTKDEVPNPHELKLWLEVDGHRYQNGNTNTLIFKIPEIIAYLSRCMSLQPGDIISTGTPPGVGMGIKPNAVYLKPGQTMKLGIDGLGEQQQLTVAAK from the coding sequence TTGAAATTATTACGATATGGGATGAAAGGATCGGAGCAACCAGGTGTGCTTGATGATCTAGGCCAAATTCGCGATCTATCTGGCTATATAGATGATATTTCTGGCCCGGTTTTAAATGATGAATCACTTTCTACGTTGAGAAAACTGGATATAAACTCGCTTCCTAAGGTCGCTGGAAATCCACGTATTGGCCCATGTGTGAATCGCGTTGGAAAGTTCATTTGTATCGGTCTGAACTATGCGGATCATGCCGCAGAAGCCAATATGCCTGTGCCAGAAGAACCAGTTATTTTCAATAAATGGACGAGCGCGATATCGGGACCAAATGATGACGTTGAAATACCGATTGGTTCCACAAAAACGGATTGGGAAGTCGAGCTGGGGGTTGTAATAGGTAAAGCTGGCCGCTACATATCTGAGTCTGATGCAATGGACTATATTGCGGGATACTGTGTTATCAACGATGTCTCAGAACGTGAATGGCAAATTGAGCGTGGTGGTACTTGGGATAAAGGAAAAGGCTTTGATACGTTTGGCCCAATAGGCCCTTGGTTAGTAACAAAAGATGAGGTTCCCAATCCTCATGAATTAAAGTTGTGGTTGGAAGTCGATGGTCATCGTTATCAAAATGGGAACACCAATACTTTAATTTTTAAGATCCCTGAAATTATTGCTTATTTAAGCCGCTGCATGAGTTTGCAACCAGGGGATATTATTTCTACGGGAACTCCGCCGGGAGTTGGAATGGGGATTAAGCCTAATGCCGTTTATTTGAAGCCCGGACAGACAATGAAACTGGGCATAGACGGACTTGGTGAGCAACAGCAGCTTACGGTTGCTGCAAAGTAA
- the sulP gene encoding sulfate permease, whose amino-acid sequence MTIERFIPALSWLKTYNRGQFSQDATAAFIVTMLLIPQSLAYAMLAGVPPEVGLYSSILPLVLYALFGTSTSLSVGPVAVASLMTATSLAVIAEQGTASYLTGAITLALLSGTMLVIMGVMKLGMITNLLSHSVISGFISASGIIIALSQLKHILGIQAHGDNVVTQLLSMLENIGQFKPITFVIGVAVIAFLLLARRHAKAFLIMLNVPETSAASLAKTAPILGVLSSLAVVYLYDLQSHGVAITGHIPAGLPSLIFTLPSLELVKELALPALMISIIGYVESISVGKTLGAKRREKVKPNQELIGLGAANIASGVSGGFPVTGGFSRSVVNFDAGAVTQLASIMTAMGIMIASLLLTPMLYFLPKATLAATIIVAVTTLIDFSILKKTWQFSRSDFYAVLATIVITLLMGVEIGVASGVTLSIALHLYRTSKPHVAEVGLIKGSEHFRNVKRYEVETSPKLLCLRPDESLFFANASFLEDHIIDTISQRKEINHVVIQCSAVNEIDFSALEMLEALNLQLKSLNVKLSLSEVKGPVMDHLACSGFLQHLNGKVYLSQYQAFKEITDS is encoded by the coding sequence ATGACCATTGAACGTTTCATTCCCGCCCTATCTTGGCTAAAAACCTATAACCGAGGTCAATTTAGCCAAGACGCCACCGCCGCGTTTATCGTTACTATGTTGCTGATTCCTCAGTCACTGGCTTACGCCATGCTGGCTGGAGTGCCACCAGAAGTCGGCCTATATTCCAGTATATTGCCTTTGGTTTTATATGCTTTATTTGGCACCAGTACATCTCTATCGGTTGGCCCTGTTGCTGTCGCATCACTGATGACGGCAACATCGCTAGCAGTGATTGCTGAACAAGGCACCGCTAGTTACTTAACTGGCGCAATCACTCTGGCGCTGTTATCTGGCACCATGTTAGTCATCATGGGGGTAATGAAACTCGGCATGATCACTAACCTGCTATCTCACTCAGTCATTTCTGGGTTTATTTCTGCGTCTGGCATTATCATAGCGCTCAGTCAGCTAAAGCATATTTTGGGCATTCAAGCCCATGGCGACAACGTTGTCACGCAATTGCTTTCCATGCTGGAAAACATCGGCCAATTTAAACCAATCACGTTTGTCATTGGTGTTGCTGTGATCGCATTTTTACTGCTCGCTCGTCGTCACGCAAAAGCGTTTTTGATTATGCTAAACGTTCCCGAAACCTCCGCCGCGTCGTTGGCGAAAACGGCTCCGATTCTTGGCGTGCTTTCAAGCCTTGCGGTTGTTTATCTCTATGATCTGCAATCTCATGGTGTCGCAATAACAGGACACATTCCAGCAGGACTGCCGAGCTTGATATTTACCTTACCATCGCTGGAATTGGTTAAAGAACTTGCCTTACCTGCCCTGATGATTTCGATCATTGGCTATGTGGAATCTATCTCAGTTGGCAAAACTCTAGGTGCCAAAAGGCGGGAAAAAGTCAAACCCAACCAAGAACTCATTGGTTTAGGTGCCGCAAACATTGCATCAGGAGTATCTGGGGGCTTTCCTGTGACAGGGGGATTCTCTCGTTCTGTGGTGAACTTTGATGCCGGTGCGGTGACTCAGCTTGCCAGCATCATGACAGCTATGGGTATTATGATTGCGTCTTTATTATTAACGCCGATGTTGTACTTTTTACCCAAAGCCACACTGGCGGCAACCATCATTGTGGCTGTCACAACGTTAATCGATTTCTCCATTTTGAAAAAAACTTGGCAATTTTCACGCAGCGATTTCTATGCCGTGCTCGCAACCATAGTGATCACATTATTAATGGGGGTAGAAATTGGTGTGGCTTCTGGTGTGACGCTATCAATTGCCTTGCATTTATATCGCACATCCAAACCACACGTGGCAGAAGTTGGACTGATCAAAGGATCTGAACATTTTCGTAATGTAAAACGCTACGAAGTGGAAACCTCACCTAAGCTACTGTGTTTACGACCCGATGAAAGCTTGTTTTTTGCCAACGCAAGCTTTTTGGAAGATCACATTATTGACACCATTAGCCAACGCAAAGAAATCAACCACGTGGTCATTCAATGCAGCGCGGTCAATGAAATTGACTTCAGCGCCTTGGAAATGCTCGAAGCCCTGAATCTACAACTAAAAAGCTTAAACGTTAAACTCTCTCTTTCCGAGGTAAAAGGCCCTGTCATGGATCACTTAGCATGCAGCGGATTCTTACAACACTTAAATGGCAAGGTGTATTTATCCCAATACCAAGCGTTTAAAGAAATTACGGATAGTTAG
- a CDS encoding bifunctional protein tyrosine phosphatase family protein/NAD(P)/FAD-dependent oxidoreductase — protein sequence MLRKQITDTYSVSEQISLADVDVLAESGVTLIICNRPDGEEEGQLPFAEVAAYAKEKNIQTEHIPFVGGQMTASDVTAFQAAIKDADNVHAYCRTGNRSSQIWQAAQEASTTASPQSSTATAQYDVVVVGAGSAGISTASSLLKRKPNLKICLIDPAESHFYQPGWTLVGGGVFKAANTRRNMTDVIPANTKWLKESVKTFLPNENQVVLENGQHIAYQYLVVAAGIKLNWDAIEGLSETLGRNGVTSNYRYNLAPYTWELVKNLKGGKAIFTQPPMPIKCAGAPQKAMYLSCDHWLKKDKQQDIDVAFYNAGAVLFGVPEYVPALESYIQKYQINTHFTHNLIKVDGPNKRAYFATTDQNGDQTIVETEFDMLHVCPPQTAPDFIRQSPLVDDAGWVDVDKETLQHTQFKNIWSLGDVSNTPNAKTMAAARKQAPVVAQNIVDAIDGKTLRAIYDGYGSCPLTVERGKIVLAEFGYGGKLLPTFPKWLNDGTKPTYLAWMLKEDLLPPFYWHGMLKGYEWFVKPTMRK from the coding sequence ATGTTACGTAAACAAATCACAGACACCTATTCGGTGTCTGAACAAATAAGCTTAGCCGATGTAGACGTTTTAGCAGAATCCGGTGTCACGCTTATCATCTGTAACCGACCAGATGGTGAAGAAGAAGGACAACTGCCTTTTGCCGAAGTGGCCGCTTACGCTAAAGAAAAAAATATTCAAACTGAACATATCCCATTTGTTGGTGGACAAATGACAGCTTCAGACGTCACGGCATTTCAAGCCGCTATTAAAGATGCGGATAATGTTCACGCTTATTGCCGAACAGGTAACCGCTCAAGCCAAATTTGGCAGGCCGCTCAAGAAGCGTCAACAACGGCATCCCCTCAAAGCAGCACAGCAACAGCTCAATACGATGTTGTGGTGGTTGGCGCCGGTTCGGCAGGTATTTCAACAGCCTCCAGTTTATTAAAACGCAAACCAAACTTAAAAATTTGTTTAATTGACCCAGCTGAAAGTCATTTTTATCAACCCGGCTGGACGCTTGTTGGCGGTGGTGTTTTCAAGGCCGCCAATACCCGCCGTAACATGACTGACGTCATTCCTGCCAATACAAAGTGGCTAAAAGAATCAGTAAAAACCTTTTTGCCAAATGAGAACCAAGTTGTGCTCGAAAACGGCCAGCACATCGCTTATCAATACTTGGTTGTGGCAGCAGGAATCAAACTTAACTGGGATGCCATTGAAGGTTTATCAGAAACGTTAGGGCGCAACGGCGTAACATCAAATTACCGATATAATTTAGCCCCTTACACATGGGAATTAGTCAAAAACTTAAAGGGTGGTAAAGCCATATTTACCCAGCCTCCTATGCCGATCAAATGCGCGGGAGCCCCTCAGAAAGCCATGTATTTGTCTTGCGACCATTGGTTGAAAAAAGATAAGCAGCAAGACATTGATGTAGCTTTCTACAATGCTGGAGCCGTATTATTTGGCGTCCCTGAATACGTACCGGCGTTAGAAAGTTACATTCAAAAATACCAAATAAACACCCACTTCACCCACAACTTAATCAAGGTAGATGGGCCAAATAAACGCGCCTATTTCGCTACTACAGACCAAAATGGCGATCAAACCATCGTAGAAACAGAGTTCGATATGCTGCATGTTTGCCCACCACAAACCGCACCAGACTTTATTCGCCAAAGCCCATTAGTCGATGATGCTGGCTGGGTCGATGTGGATAAAGAAACCTTGCAACACACTCAATTCAAGAATATCTGGTCATTAGGTGATGTTTCCAACACCCCGAACGCAAAAACCATGGCGGCGGCTCGTAAACAAGCCCCAGTCGTTGCACAAAACATTGTTGATGCGATAGACGGAAAAACACTCAGAGCGATCTACGACGGTTATGGGTCCTGCCCACTTACGGTCGAACGCGGCAAAATTGTATTGGCGGAATTTGGTTACGGAGGAAAACTGTTACCCACTTTCCCTAAATGGCTGAATGATGGCACAAAACCAACTTATCTTGCCTGGATGCTGAAAGAAGATTTACTGCCTCCTTTCTACTGGCATGGCATGTTAAAAGGTTATGAATGGTTCGTTAAGCCAACAATGCGTAAGTAA
- a CDS encoding MBL fold metallo-hydrolase → MTNTIVTKPEVAAFFDKDSSTFSYVVKDPASSSCAIVDSVLDFDYASGGTSHKSADEIIEYVTTHKLKVEWLIETHVHADHLSAAPYIQSKVGGKIGIGEQITTVQETFAKVFNEGADFLHDGSQFDYLFKDGEQFTIGEMQCTALHTPGHTPACFTHVLGDAIFVGDTLFMPDAGTARADFPGGDAGVLFDSVQKILALPEDHRIFMCHDYCPNGRELEYETTVKAQRKLNIHVKEGMSKESFVELRETRDKTLAMPRLILPSLQINMRAGHMPEAESNGLSYLKIPLNAFK, encoded by the coding sequence ATGACAAATACAATAGTAACCAAACCTGAAGTGGCGGCATTTTTCGACAAAGACTCCAGTACCTTTTCTTATGTCGTTAAAGACCCTGCGTCTTCTAGTTGTGCCATAGTTGATAGTGTATTGGATTTCGACTATGCCTCTGGTGGTACTTCCCACAAAAGTGCAGATGAAATCATTGAGTACGTCACAACGCACAAACTAAAAGTAGAATGGTTAATTGAGACTCATGTCCATGCAGACCACCTTTCTGCTGCGCCTTACATTCAAAGCAAAGTTGGTGGAAAAATTGGTATTGGCGAACAAATCACCACAGTCCAAGAAACCTTTGCCAAGGTGTTTAACGAAGGCGCTGACTTTTTACATGATGGCTCTCAGTTTGATTATCTGTTCAAAGACGGGGAGCAATTCACCATTGGTGAAATGCAATGTACGGCGCTTCATACACCAGGTCATACACCAGCCTGCTTCACCCATGTTTTAGGTGATGCGATCTTTGTTGGTGACACTTTATTTATGCCTGATGCTGGTACCGCCCGTGCGGACTTCCCCGGTGGCGATGCTGGCGTATTATTTGATTCGGTACAAAAAATCCTAGCGCTACCAGAAGACCATCGCATTTTCATGTGTCATGACTACTGCCCAAATGGTCGCGAATTGGAATATGAAACCACAGTAAAAGCCCAACGCAAGCTAAACATTCACGTCAAAGAAGGCATGAGCAAGGAAAGCTTTGTTGAATTGCGTGAAACGCGCGACAAGACATTGGCCATGCCTCGTCTGATTTTGCCATCTCTGCAAATCAATATGAGAGCAGGACATATGCCAGAAGCAGAAAGTAACGGTTTGTCTTACTTAAAGATTCCTTTGAATGCGTTTAAGTAA
- a CDS encoding sigma-54-dependent Fis family transcriptional regulator, with product MNIIASDSSSYKSLASMLEGYDCPAILVSVDYRILAINQHYRDEFGEVPLQQNKRCFEVSHGYSVPCDEAGEDCPLSATLQSGRKERVLHIHQTPRGKEHVDVEMLPIHDEQGQLLFFVELLRSVSVASVQDSSQKLVGSSKAFNDMLEKITRVSHSDASVLLLGESGSGKELVAHALHQGSHRANNSMVTLECAGLTDSLFESELFGHVKGSFTGAHSNRVGLVELANGGTLFLDEIGDVPLSMQVKLLRLIETGAFRPVGSSSVKNTNFRLVCATHKNLAQMVKTGEFRQDLYYRINVFPIHVPSLRERQDDLVLLTNTLLKRISKRKEYHLTDSAMQVLKQYNFPGNIRELSNILNRATLLTDTNLIEQNTIQACLEIDRELDPLAETAFAPQSFNVTHSGEDKEWMDLKTAEKRYLSELMAFYQDDKEQVAKIAGISLRSLYRKLE from the coding sequence ATGAATATTATCGCGTCTGATTCCTCTTCCTATAAAAGCCTAGCCAGCATGTTAGAAGGCTATGATTGTCCAGCCATTTTAGTATCGGTGGATTATCGAATTCTTGCCATTAATCAGCACTATCGAGACGAATTTGGAGAAGTTCCTTTGCAGCAAAATAAACGCTGCTTTGAAGTCTCCCATGGTTATAGTGTTCCCTGTGATGAAGCGGGTGAGGATTGTCCTTTGTCAGCGACCTTGCAATCTGGCCGCAAAGAGCGAGTGCTGCATATCCATCAAACGCCCAGAGGCAAAGAGCATGTTGATGTGGAAATGTTGCCAATTCATGATGAACAAGGGCAACTGTTATTTTTTGTTGAATTATTACGCTCTGTGTCAGTTGCCAGTGTTCAAGACAGTAGTCAGAAATTAGTGGGGTCTAGTAAAGCGTTTAATGACATGTTGGAAAAGATCACTCGTGTAAGCCACAGTGATGCGTCTGTTTTGTTGCTTGGAGAATCCGGCAGCGGTAAGGAGCTAGTCGCTCATGCACTTCACCAAGGTAGTCACAGAGCAAATAACTCAATGGTGACATTGGAGTGTGCAGGACTGACTGATTCTTTGTTTGAAAGCGAGTTGTTTGGGCATGTGAAAGGCTCTTTTACCGGTGCTCATAGTAATCGTGTTGGTTTAGTTGAGCTGGCTAATGGTGGTACGCTTTTTCTAGACGAAATCGGTGATGTGCCGCTCTCAATGCAAGTTAAGCTATTGCGACTCATTGAAACGGGGGCTTTTCGTCCGGTAGGTTCTTCAAGTGTGAAAAATACGAATTTCCGATTAGTCTGCGCGACTCATAAGAACCTTGCTCAAATGGTGAAAACAGGTGAGTTTCGCCAAGATTTGTATTATCGGATTAATGTATTTCCTATCCATGTGCCTTCTTTGCGAGAACGACAAGACGATCTGGTTTTACTTACTAACACTTTGTTAAAACGCATTAGTAAGCGTAAGGAGTACCATCTTACTGATTCAGCGATGCAAGTGTTAAAGCAATATAACTTCCCCGGTAATATTCGTGAATTGAGCAACATTCTTAATCGAGCAACTCTCTTAACAGATACGAACTTGATTGAACAAAACACGATTCAAGCATGTTTAGAGATTGATCGAGAGCTCGATCCTTTGGCGGAGACGGCATTCGCTCCACAATCATTCAATGTTACTCATTCGGGTGAAGACAAAGAATGGATGGATTTAAAAACCGCAGAAAAGCGTTATCTGTCAGAGCTTATGGCGTTTTATCAAGACGACAAAGAGCAAGTGGCTAAAATCGCAGGAATCAGTTTGAGGTCTTTATATCGGAAACTGGAGTAA
- a CDS encoding YbhB/YbcL family Raf kinase inhibitor-like protein, protein MNKEFFAAAALSSLVSMSGYAFELTSQDIQEGQKIPQAFEFDGFGCSGLNKSPQLQWVGAPKGTKSFAITVYDPDAPSGSGWWHWSALNIPASVTSLPQGADLAKFGATELKSDYGIVGFGGVCPPQGDNMHRYQFTVWALPVEKLDLSVDASAALAGFTVRSMAIGKAMLIAPYNR, encoded by the coding sequence ATGAATAAAGAGTTTTTTGCTGCCGCGGCTTTGAGTAGCTTAGTATCTATGAGTGGCTATGCATTTGAGCTAACCAGCCAAGATATTCAAGAGGGGCAGAAAATACCGCAAGCCTTCGAGTTTGACGGTTTTGGTTGTTCAGGATTGAATAAATCTCCTCAACTTCAGTGGGTGGGTGCGCCAAAAGGCACAAAGAGTTTTGCTATTACTGTTTATGACCCAGATGCACCATCAGGCAGTGGCTGGTGGCATTGGTCAGCATTGAATATACCTGCTTCGGTAACTTCTTTGCCTCAGGGAGCAGATTTAGCTAAGTTTGGTGCCACAGAGCTGAAATCTGATTACGGTATTGTTGGTTTTGGCGGCGTTTGCCCTCCTCAAGGAGATAATATGCATCGCTACCAATTTACTGTTTGGGCGTTGCCTGTGGAAAAGCTGGATTTAAGTGTCGATGCATCGGCCGCGTTAGCTGGTTTTACCGTTCGTAGCATGGCAATTGGTAAGGCAATGCTAATCGCGCCTTATAATCGTTAA